In a single window of the Thermus amyloliquefaciens genome:
- a CDS encoding carbohydrate ABC transporter permease gives MGRVFLYGFLFLATLFFLLPVYLVILTALKEPAKITLDTVWRWPEPIYWESFRIAWEAFRPKFQNSVVLALSATALSALVGALNGYVLAKWPFKGSNLLFALMLFGMFIPYQSILIPLFQFVKAIGLYGTLWGLILVHVVYGIPIVTLIFKNYYSEIPDELVEAARIDGAGFFGIFRHVILPLSAPALVVVAIWQFTQIWNEFLFAVTLTRPESQPITVALAQLAGGEAVKWNLPMAGAILAALPTLLVYIFLGRYFLRGLLAGSVKG, from the coding sequence ATGGGGCGGGTTTTCCTCTACGGCTTCCTTTTCCTCGCCACCCTCTTCTTCCTGCTCCCCGTCTATTTGGTAATCCTCACCGCCCTCAAGGAGCCCGCCAAGATTACCCTGGACACGGTCTGGCGCTGGCCGGAACCCATCTACTGGGAAAGCTTCCGCATCGCCTGGGAGGCCTTCCGGCCCAAGTTCCAAAACAGCGTGGTCCTGGCCCTATCGGCCACGGCCCTCTCCGCCTTGGTGGGGGCCCTCAACGGGTATGTCCTGGCCAAGTGGCCCTTCAAGGGCTCCAACCTTCTCTTCGCCCTCATGCTCTTCGGGATGTTCATCCCCTACCAGAGCATCCTCATCCCCCTTTTCCAGTTCGTGAAGGCCATCGGGCTCTACGGCACCCTCTGGGGCCTCATCCTGGTCCACGTGGTCTACGGGATCCCCATTGTCACCCTGATCTTCAAGAATTACTACAGCGAAATCCCCGATGAACTGGTGGAGGCGGCGCGCATTGACGGAGCGGGGTTCTTCGGCATCTTTCGCCACGTGATCCTGCCCCTTTCCGCCCCCGCCTTGGTGGTGGTGGCCATCTGGCAGTTCACCCAGATCTGGAACGAGTTCCTCTTCGCCGTGACCCTCACCCGCCCGGAGAGCCAGCCCATCACCGTGGCCCTGGCCCAACTGGCGGGAGGCGAGGCGGTGAAGTGGAACCTGCCCATGGCCGGGGCCATCCTGGCGGCCTTGCCCACCCTTCTGGTCTACATCTTCCTGGGGCGGTACTTCCTGCGGGGGCTCCTGGCGGGCTCCGTCAAGGGGTAG
- a CDS encoding zinc-binding dehydrogenase, protein MRAWVQERLREPLVLKELPDPTPGPEEVVLEVEAVGLNFADHLMRLGGYLTRIHPPFVPGMEAVGRVGERRYAALLGHGALAERVAVPKEALLPVPEGLSPEEAAAYPVSFLTAYLALRQIGARPGERVLVQAAAGALGTALVQVARAMGLRVLASASRPEKLALPQGLGAEATATYAELPERAKAFGGVDILLEVRGHLLEESLALLNPGGRLVYIGAAEGEVASLNPLRLMRRNLTVMGFWLAPLLRQPALVQEALGFLLPRLGRELRPVVGAVFPFGEAEAAFKALLDRSRTGKIVIRL, encoded by the coding sequence ATGCGCGCCTGGGTGCAAGAACGCCTGCGGGAACCCCTGGTCCTTAAAGAGCTTCCCGACCCCACCCCGGGCCCGGAAGAGGTGGTTTTGGAGGTGGAGGCGGTGGGCCTGAACTTCGCCGACCACCTCATGCGGCTTGGCGGGTACCTTACCCGGATCCATCCGCCCTTCGTGCCGGGGATGGAGGCCGTGGGCCGGGTGGGGGAAAGGCGCTATGCCGCCCTCCTGGGGCACGGGGCCTTGGCGGAGAGGGTGGCCGTGCCCAAGGAGGCCCTTCTCCCGGTGCCCGAGGGCCTTTCCCCGGAGGAAGCCGCCGCCTATCCCGTCTCCTTCCTCACCGCCTATTTAGCCCTCCGGCAAATAGGCGCCAGACCCGGGGAAAGGGTCCTGGTACAGGCAGCGGCGGGGGCCTTGGGGACCGCCCTCGTGCAGGTGGCCAGGGCCATGGGCTTACGGGTGCTGGCCTCCGCCTCGAGGCCCGAGAAGCTGGCCCTGCCTCAGGGCCTAGGGGCGGAGGCCACCGCCACCTATGCGGAGCTTCCGGAAAGGGCCAAGGCCTTCGGGGGGGTGGACATCCTGCTCGAGGTGCGCGGCCACCTTCTGGAGGAAAGCCTGGCCCTTCTGAACCCGGGGGGGAGGTTGGTCTACATCGGGGCCGCGGAGGGGGAGGTGGCTTCCCTGAATCCCCTGCGCCTCATGCGGCGAAACCTTACGGTCATGGGCTTTTGGCTGGCCCCCCTCCTCCGGCAACCGGCCCTGGTGCAGGAGGCCTTGGGGTTTCTCCTGCCCCGCTTGGGCCGGGAGCTAAGACCGGTGGTGGGGGCGGTTTTCCCCTTCGGGGAAGCCGAGGCGGCCTTTAAGGCCCTCCTTGACCGAAGCCGCACCGGGAAGATCGTGATCCGCCTTTAA
- a CDS encoding ornithine cyclodeaminase, producing MTGYLELAQAIARVLLRGAEVPRRQVLPIPGGQFLVMPAADQEVALCKLVTVEASPREEAGAQGRPSVRAEVWVKRLDTGEVFHLPGEEITKKRTAALSLLAARLLAPRREGALLLVGPGAQGEAHLEAFAEGFRLSRVWVRGRGPERLQALLRKAQGMGLPAEAWAGEEVPEEVAFIVTATPSPTPVLPERVPEGTFIAAVGSFRPTMREVPRALVDRAAVYCDTEDAFVEAGELQGLAKPAVTLREALEGRRAEGDPVLFKSVGHALFDLAAVRHLLGLD from the coding sequence ATGACGGGCTACCTGGAGCTTGCCCAGGCCATAGCGAGGGTGCTCCTCCGGGGGGCGGAGGTGCCCAGGAGGCAGGTCCTTCCCATCCCGGGGGGGCAGTTTCTGGTGATGCCCGCCGCCGACCAGGAGGTGGCCCTTTGCAAGCTGGTCACGGTGGAGGCCTCCCCTAGGGAAGAGGCCGGGGCTCAGGGCCGGCCTTCGGTGCGGGCGGAGGTCTGGGTCAAGAGGCTGGATACCGGGGAGGTGTTCCACCTGCCGGGGGAGGAGATCACGAAAAAGCGCACCGCCGCCCTTTCCCTTCTGGCGGCCAGGCTTCTTGCGCCCAGGCGGGAGGGAGCCCTGCTTCTGGTGGGCCCGGGAGCCCAGGGGGAGGCGCACCTCGAGGCCTTCGCCGAGGGCTTTCGCCTGAGCCGGGTCTGGGTGCGGGGGCGGGGTCCGGAAAGGCTTCAGGCCCTTTTGCGCAAGGCCCAGGGCATGGGGCTCCCCGCGGAGGCGTGGGCGGGGGAGGAGGTCCCCGAGGAGGTGGCCTTTATCGTCACGGCCACCCCCAGCCCCACCCCGGTGTTGCCCGAGAGGGTGCCGGAGGGCACCTTCATCGCCGCGGTGGGGAGTTTCCGCCCAACGATGCGGGAGGTGCCCCGGGCCCTGGTGGACCGGGCCGCGGTCTACTGCGACACGGAGGATGCCTTTGTGGAGGCGGGGGAACTGCAGGGCCTGGCCAAGCCTGCCGTGACCCTAAGGGAAGCCCTGGAGGGCAGGCGGGCAGAGGGGGATCCCGTGCTGTTTAAAAGCGTGGGCCACGCCCTCTTTGACCTGGCGGCGGTGCGGCACCTTCTGGGCTTGGATTAA
- a CDS encoding AEC family transporter, whose protein sequence is MRHMQALLNTVLPVVLVVAAGYLLAKRIPMDLTTLSRLTLYLLVPSLIFDAMYRAEYSREGLVGLTLGFALTYFLLFLAIAGTGKLLRLPPEAAKGLLVCSLFPNSGNMGLSLVYFALGEEGLRRAVVYFILSSVVMFGLGPAFIRGGGLREGLRFTLRLPLFYALLLGLSLKALGISLPFRLDEGVRLMGQAAIPVLLLTLGMQMGQTRFQVGAFEGVASFLRLVLAPLLAYGVGILLGLPRLEHQVLVLQSATPVAVNAFLLTREFGQGATRVARSVVVSTFLAFLTIPLFLLLIGVR, encoded by the coding sequence ATGCGCCACATGCAGGCCCTTCTCAACACCGTGCTGCCCGTGGTCTTGGTGGTGGCGGCCGGTTACCTTTTGGCCAAGCGCATCCCCATGGACCTCACCACCCTAAGCCGCCTCACCCTTTACCTCCTGGTGCCCTCCCTCATCTTTGACGCCATGTACCGGGCGGAGTACTCCCGGGAAGGCCTTGTGGGCCTCACCCTGGGGTTCGCCCTCACCTATTTCCTCCTCTTTCTGGCCATTGCGGGAACGGGCAAGCTGCTGCGCCTCCCTCCCGAGGCCGCCAAGGGCCTTTTGGTCTGCAGCCTATTCCCCAACTCCGGCAACATGGGCCTTTCCCTGGTCTACTTCGCCCTGGGGGAGGAGGGCCTGAGGCGGGCCGTGGTTTACTTCATCCTGTCCAGCGTGGTGATGTTCGGGCTTGGGCCGGCCTTCATCCGGGGAGGGGGGCTTAGGGAAGGGCTTCGCTTCACCCTCCGCCTCCCCCTTTTTTACGCCCTCCTGCTGGGCCTCTCCTTGAAGGCCTTGGGGATCAGCCTCCCCTTCCGCTTGGACGAAGGGGTCCGCCTCATGGGCCAGGCGGCCATCCCCGTCCTCCTCCTTACCCTGGGGATGCAGATGGGCCAAACCCGGTTCCAGGTGGGGGCCTTTGAGGGGGTGGCCAGCTTCCTAAGGCTGGTCCTGGCACCCCTCCTGGCCTATGGGGTGGGGATCCTCCTGGGCCTTCCCCGGCTGGAGCACCAGGTTCTGGTCCTCCAGTCCGCCACCCCCGTGGCGGTGAACGCCTTCCTCCTCACCCGGGAGTTTGGTCAAGGGGCCACCCGGGTGGCCAGAAGCGTGGTGGTATCCACCTTCCTGGCCTTCCTAACGATTCCCCTTTTCCTCCTCCTCATCGGGGTCCGGTAG
- a CDS encoding 16S rRNA (uracil(1498)-N(3))-methyltransferase, producing MRPHRAYSPGLTGVLPLRESRHLLEVLRARVGDRFTVFDADREALAEVVELGPPVRYRILEERRPEREVGVEVVLYLALLKGDKLSEVVRSATELGATRIQPVVTRHSVPKEMGEGKLKRLQAIAVEAAKQSGRLRVPEVLPPLPLSALPPVEQGMVAHVGARHRVAEVLDLGKPLALAVGPEGGFAEEEVELLQEKGFIPVSLGPRILRAETAAIALLALCTAGEGR from the coding sequence ATGCGCCCGCACCGCGCCTATAGCCCAGGCCTTACCGGGGTGCTTCCCTTGAGGGAAAGCCGGCACCTCCTCGAGGTCCTCAGGGCCCGGGTGGGGGACCGGTTCACGGTCTTTGATGCGGACCGGGAGGCCCTGGCGGAGGTGGTGGAGCTGGGTCCGCCCGTGCGCTACCGCATCCTGGAGGAACGGAGGCCGGAGCGAGAGGTGGGGGTGGAGGTGGTCCTCTACCTCGCCCTCCTGAAGGGGGACAAGCTTTCCGAGGTGGTGCGCTCGGCCACCGAGCTGGGCGCCACCCGCATCCAGCCCGTGGTCACCCGGCACTCCGTGCCCAAGGAGATGGGGGAGGGTAAGCTGAAAAGGCTCCAGGCTATCGCCGTGGAGGCGGCCAAACAGTCGGGAAGGCTACGGGTGCCCGAGGTCCTGCCGCCCCTTCCCCTAAGTGCCCTTCCCCCGGTGGAACAGGGTATGGTGGCCCACGTGGGGGCGAGGCACCGGGTGGCGGAGGTGCTGGACCTGGGGAAGCCCCTGGCCTTGGCCGTGGGGCCGGAGGGGGGGTTTGCCGAGGAGGAGGTGGAGCTTCTTCAGGAGAAGGGGTTTATCCCCGTCTCCCTGGGCCCCAGGATCCTGCGGGCGGAAACCGCCGCCATCGCCCTCCTGGCCCTTTGCACCGCGGGGGAGGGGAGATGA
- a CDS encoding helix-turn-helix transcriptional regulator: MALVLEGTKERILDLLRLKPYTAKELAEALGVSRVAVLKHLQDLEARGLVRSEVRKCLGRGRPHRLYVAQDKEAPYAALCGDVLKGVEKVLGREGVVRLLLERNRSLFAPLNLAALPLRERLARLAQFLREQGYEAEVVEEGGRLYLCQRRCPKLALSREHEALCQSELLAYQELLGLPLMREERLAEGGSCCRYRVE; this comes from the coding sequence ATGGCCCTAGTCCTGGAAGGCACCAAGGAACGGATTCTGGACCTCCTCCGGCTTAAGCCCTACACCGCCAAGGAGCTGGCCGAGGCCTTAGGGGTGAGCCGGGTGGCGGTTCTGAAGCACCTCCAGGACCTGGAGGCCCGGGGCCTGGTGCGCTCGGAGGTGCGCAAGTGCCTGGGCCGGGGCAGGCCCCACCGCCTTTACGTGGCCCAGGACAAGGAGGCCCCCTACGCCGCCTTGTGCGGGGATGTGCTCAAGGGGGTGGAGAAGGTGCTGGGCCGGGAGGGGGTGGTGCGCCTTCTCTTGGAAAGAAACCGGAGCCTGTTTGCCCCCCTAAACCTGGCGGCTTTGCCCTTGCGGGAGCGGCTTGCCCGCCTGGCCCAGTTCCTCCGGGAGCAGGGGTACGAGGCGGAGGTGGTGGAGGAGGGGGGGAGGCTCTACCTCTGCCAAAGGCGTTGCCCCAAGCTGGCCCTCTCCCGGGAGCACGAGGCCCTTTGCCAAAGCGAGCTTCTGGCCTACCAGGAGCTTTTGGGCCTGCCCCTGATGCGGGAGGAGCGGCTGGCGGAGGGGGGGAGTTGTTGCCGTTACCGGGTAGAATAG
- a CDS encoding Mrp/NBP35 family ATP-binding protein, producing MALTEEGLLEALRTVMDPELGKDLVSLGMVGQIQLEGNRVDLLINLTTPACPLKGQIEADIRRALAPLGVEEVRVRFGGGVKAPEHYPIPGVKHVVAVGSGKGGVGKSTVAANLALALLGEGAKVGLLDADLYGPSQAKMFGLEGQRLKVDENRKILPLEAFGLKVLSIANIVPPGQAMIWRGPILHGTIKQFLEEVNWGELDYLVVDLPPGTGDVQLSLTQLTRVSGGVIVTTPQEVALIDAERAADMFKKVQVPILGVLENMSYFLCPHCGKPTPIFGEGGGRRLAERLKTRFLGEIPLTLPLRESGDRGRPILVEDPGGLEAEAFRKAARELAAALSVQAFIALPMA from the coding sequence ATGGCGCTTACAGAAGAGGGGCTCCTCGAGGCCTTGCGCACGGTGATGGATCCCGAGCTGGGTAAGGACCTGGTTTCCTTGGGCATGGTGGGCCAGATCCAGCTGGAGGGAAACCGGGTGGACCTGCTCATCAACCTGACCACCCCCGCCTGCCCCCTAAAGGGCCAGATAGAGGCGGACATCCGCAGGGCCCTCGCCCCCTTGGGGGTGGAGGAGGTGCGGGTGCGCTTTGGGGGAGGGGTGAAGGCCCCCGAGCACTACCCCATCCCCGGGGTGAAGCACGTGGTGGCGGTGGGCTCGGGCAAGGGCGGGGTGGGGAAGAGCACCGTGGCCGCCAACCTGGCCCTGGCCCTGCTAGGGGAAGGGGCCAAGGTGGGCCTCTTGGACGCCGATCTTTACGGGCCCAGCCAGGCCAAGATGTTCGGGCTGGAGGGCCAGAGGCTCAAGGTGGACGAAAACCGCAAGATCCTCCCCTTGGAGGCCTTTGGCCTTAAGGTGCTCTCCATCGCCAACATCGTCCCCCCGGGCCAGGCCATGATCTGGCGGGGGCCCATCCTGCACGGCACCATCAAGCAGTTCCTGGAGGAGGTGAACTGGGGGGAGCTGGACTATTTGGTGGTGGACCTCCCCCCCGGCACCGGGGACGTGCAGCTTTCCCTCACCCAGCTCACCCGGGTGTCGGGCGGGGTCATCGTCACCACCCCCCAGGAGGTGGCCCTGATCGATGCGGAAAGGGCCGCGGACATGTTCAAGAAGGTGCAGGTCCCCATCCTGGGGGTGCTGGAGAACATGTCCTACTTCCTCTGCCCCCATTGCGGCAAGCCCACCCCCATCTTCGGCGAGGGCGGGGGTAGGCGGCTTGCGGAAAGGCTGAAGACCCGTTTCCTGGGGGAGATCCCCCTCACCTTGCCCTTAAGGGAAAGCGGGGACCGGGGAAGGCCCATCCTGGTGGAGGACCCCGGGGGCCTCGAGGCGGAAGCCTTCCGCAAGGCGGCCCGGGAGCTGGCCGCCGCCTTGAGCGTGCAGGCCTTTATCGCCTTGCCCATGGCCTGA
- a CDS encoding valine--tRNA ligase gives MDLPKAYDPKTVEPKWAEKWAKNPFVANPKSGKKPFVIFMPPPNVTGSLHMGHALDNSLQDALIRYKRMRGFEAVWLPGTDHAGIATQVVVERLLLKEGKTRHDLGREAFLKRVWAWKEESGGTILKQLKRLGASADWSREAFTMDEARSKAVRYAFSRYYHEGLAYRAPRLVNWCPRCETTLSDLEVETEPTPGKLYTLRYEVEGGGEIAIATVRPETVFADQAIAVYPEDERYQGLIGKRARIPLTGVWIPILADPAVEREFGTGALKVTPAHDPLDYEIGERHGLEAVSVINLKGRMEGERVPEPLRGLDRFEARKKAVELFREAGHLLKEEDYTIQMATCSRCGTPLEYAIFPQWWLAMKPLAEEVLRGLERDEIAFVPERWKKVNLDWLRNVKDWNISRQLWWGHQIPAWYCGDCGAVNVPPPERYLEDPKACEACGSQSLKRDEDVFDTWFSSALWPLSTLGWPEETEDLKAFYPGDVLVTGYDILFLWVSRMEVSGYHFRGKRPFKTVLLHGLVLDEKGQKMSKSKGNVIDPLEMVERYGADALRFALTYLATGGQDIRLDLRWLEMARNFANKLYNAARFVLLSREGFQARTEAPTLADRFMQSRLARGVREITALYEALDLAQAAREVYELVWSEFCDWYLEASKPALKAGNAFTLRTLEETLGTLLKLLHPLMPFLTSELYGALTGKEELALEPWPEGGPEDPEAEARFEALKQAVAAVRALKAEAGLPLHQEVRVHLEGEADPAWENLEVFRFLARAELLAERPGKALVKAMPKVTVRMPLEGLLDVEEWRRRQEKRLQELLALAERSQKKLAAPGFREKAPKEVVEAEEERLRENLAQIERIREALSQIG, from the coding sequence ATGGACCTACCCAAGGCCTACGACCCCAAGACCGTGGAGCCCAAATGGGCGGAGAAATGGGCGAAGAACCCCTTTGTGGCCAACCCCAAAAGCGGCAAAAAGCCCTTCGTGATCTTCATGCCGCCCCCCAACGTCACGGGAAGCCTGCACATGGGCCACGCCCTGGACAACTCCCTCCAGGACGCCCTCATCCGCTATAAGCGCATGCGCGGCTTTGAAGCCGTCTGGCTTCCCGGCACCGACCACGCGGGCATCGCCACCCAGGTGGTGGTGGAAAGGCTCCTGCTTAAAGAGGGGAAGACCCGGCACGACTTGGGCCGGGAGGCCTTCCTGAAAAGGGTCTGGGCGTGGAAGGAGGAGTCCGGGGGGACCATCCTGAAGCAGCTCAAGCGCCTGGGGGCCAGCGCCGACTGGAGCCGGGAGGCCTTCACCATGGACGAGGCCCGCTCCAAGGCGGTGCGCTACGCCTTCAGCCGCTACTACCACGAGGGCCTGGCCTACCGGGCCCCCCGCCTCGTCAACTGGTGCCCCCGGTGCGAGACCACCCTCTCGGACCTCGAGGTGGAGACCGAGCCCACCCCGGGCAAGCTCTACACCCTGCGCTACGAGGTGGAGGGGGGCGGGGAGATCGCCATCGCCACCGTGCGCCCGGAGACGGTCTTCGCCGACCAGGCCATCGCCGTCTACCCCGAGGACGAACGCTACCAAGGCCTCATCGGCAAGCGGGCCCGCATCCCCCTCACGGGGGTTTGGATCCCCATCCTGGCCGACCCCGCCGTGGAGCGGGAGTTCGGCACCGGGGCGCTCAAAGTCACCCCCGCCCACGACCCCCTGGACTACGAGATCGGGGAGCGGCATGGGCTGGAGGCGGTCTCCGTCATCAACCTAAAGGGGCGCATGGAGGGGGAAAGGGTGCCGGAACCCTTGCGGGGCCTGGACCGGTTTGAGGCCCGCAAGAAGGCGGTGGAGCTCTTCCGGGAGGCGGGCCACCTCCTGAAGGAGGAGGACTACACCATCCAGATGGCCACCTGCTCCCGCTGCGGCACCCCCTTGGAGTACGCCATCTTCCCCCAGTGGTGGCTTGCCATGAAGCCCCTGGCGGAGGAGGTGCTAAGGGGCCTGGAGAGGGACGAGATCGCCTTCGTGCCCGAGCGCTGGAAGAAGGTGAACCTTGACTGGCTGAGAAACGTCAAGGACTGGAACATCTCCCGCCAGCTCTGGTGGGGGCACCAGATCCCCGCCTGGTACTGCGGGGACTGCGGGGCGGTGAACGTGCCCCCTCCTGAGCGCTACCTGGAAGACCCTAAGGCCTGCGAGGCTTGCGGAAGCCAAAGCCTCAAGCGGGACGAGGACGTCTTTGACACCTGGTTCTCCTCGGCCCTTTGGCCCCTTTCCACCCTGGGCTGGCCCGAGGAGACGGAGGACCTCAAGGCCTTCTACCCCGGGGACGTCCTGGTCACGGGCTACGACATCCTCTTCCTGTGGGTGAGCCGGATGGAGGTCTCCGGCTACCACTTCCGGGGGAAGAGGCCCTTCAAGACCGTGCTCCTCCACGGCCTGGTCCTGGACGAAAAGGGGCAGAAGATGTCCAAGTCCAAGGGGAACGTCATCGACCCCTTGGAGATGGTGGAGCGCTACGGGGCCGACGCCCTGCGCTTCGCCCTCACCTACCTGGCCACCGGGGGGCAGGACATCAGGCTGGACCTCCGCTGGCTGGAGATGGCCCGGAACTTCGCCAACAAGCTCTACAACGCCGCCCGCTTCGTCCTCCTTTCCCGGGAGGGCTTCCAGGCGAGGACCGAGGCCCCCACCCTGGCGGACCGCTTTATGCAAAGCCGCCTGGCCCGGGGGGTGCGGGAGATCACCGCCCTCTACGAGGCCTTGGACCTGGCCCAGGCGGCGAGGGAGGTGTACGAGCTGGTCTGGAGCGAGTTCTGCGACTGGTACCTGGAGGCCAGCAAGCCCGCCCTCAAGGCAGGGAACGCCTTTACCTTGCGCACCCTCGAGGAAACCCTGGGCACCCTCCTAAAGCTCCTCCACCCCCTCATGCCCTTCCTCACCAGCGAGCTCTACGGGGCCCTCACCGGCAAGGAGGAGCTGGCCCTGGAGCCTTGGCCGGAAGGAGGGCCGGAGGACCCGGAGGCCGAGGCCCGGTTTGAGGCCCTGAAGCAGGCGGTGGCGGCGGTGCGGGCCCTGAAGGCGGAGGCCGGGCTTCCCCTCCACCAGGAGGTGCGCGTCCACCTGGAGGGAGAGGCGGACCCGGCCTGGGAGAACCTCGAGGTCTTCCGCTTCCTGGCCCGGGCCGAGCTGCTAGCTGAACGGCCAGGCAAGGCCCTGGTGAAGGCCATGCCCAAGGTGACGGTGCGCATGCCCTTGGAGGGCCTTCTGGACGTGGAGGAGTGGCGGCGCCGGCAGGAGAAGCGCCTGCAAGAACTCCTGGCCCTGGCGGAAAGGAGCCAGAAAAAGCTGGCCGCCCCCGGGTTCCGGGAAAAAGCCCCAAAGGAGGTGGTGGAGGCCGAGGAGGAAAGGCTTCGGGAAAACCTGGCCCAGATTGAGCGGATCCGGGAAGCCCTCAGCCAAATAGGGTGA
- a CDS encoding 50S ribosomal protein L11 methyltransferase — MWVYRLKGTAAGLDPLIPELFDRGARGLEEREGEVWAYFPAPLDLPFGGVWEELPDEDWLAAWRRDLKPVRAGPFWVRAPWHPVEGEGIPLVVEPGMAFGTGHHETTRLALAALARHLRPGEKVLDLGTGSGILAIAAAKLGGEAMGVDIDASVLPQAEENARKNGVSVRFLLGSLEEALPHGPFDLVVANLFAELHRELAPRYRQALAPGGRLLLTGILAEKAALVKEGLAEEGFSPLEEEGEGEWVLLAYGT; from the coding sequence GTGTGGGTTTACCGCCTGAAGGGCACGGCGGCAGGGCTGGACCCCTTGATCCCGGAACTCTTTGATCGGGGGGCCCGGGGCCTCGAGGAGCGGGAGGGGGAGGTGTGGGCCTATTTCCCCGCCCCCCTAGACCTTCCCTTTGGGGGGGTGTGGGAGGAGCTTCCCGACGAGGACTGGCTTGCCGCCTGGCGCAGGGACCTGAAGCCGGTGCGGGCGGGGCCCTTTTGGGTGCGGGCCCCCTGGCACCCGGTGGAAGGGGAGGGGATCCCCTTGGTGGTGGAGCCGGGAATGGCCTTTGGCACCGGGCACCACGAAACCACCCGCCTGGCCCTCGCCGCCTTGGCCCGCCATCTGCGCCCTGGGGAGAAGGTGCTGGATCTGGGCACGGGCTCGGGCATCCTGGCCATCGCCGCCGCCAAGTTGGGCGGGGAGGCCATGGGGGTGGACATTGACGCAAGCGTCCTCCCCCAGGCGGAGGAAAACGCCCGTAAGAACGGGGTCTCGGTGCGCTTCCTCCTGGGAAGCCTCGAGGAGGCCCTTCCCCATGGCCCCTTTGACCTTGTGGTGGCCAACCTGTTTGCGGAGCTTCACCGGGAGCTGGCGCCCCGGTACCGCCAGGCCTTGGCCCCCGGGGGAAGGCTTCTCCTCACGGGGATCCTGGCGGAAAAGGCCGCCCTGGTGAAGGAGGGCCTGGCCGAGGAGGGGTTTTCCCCCCTGGAGGAGGAAGGGGAAGGGGAATGGGTGTTGCTGGCCTACGGGACCTGA